The DNA sequence GCCCCGTCCAGCAGCTGGCGCACGCGCTGCCGCAGGTTGACCGACATGCGGTAGAACAGGAGCACGATCAGGATGGCGCCCACCATGACGGCGATGAAGAGCGCGCGGCGCATGCGGTTGAATGGCGCTTCGAGCCTGGAGGTGTCGACCTGCAGGGCCACCTGCCAGCCGGGGAATATCTCCGGGCCGAGCACCAGCTTGCCGGCCGGGCGTGCTGCATGGCCGACGCTGTTGAAGTAGCCCGTCGGCGTTTTCAGGAGCGGCTCCAGCGTGCCCTCCGCCGTCGCGCCGCCCATGAGCTCGGTCAGCGAGGCAAGGCGTACATGGAGCGCGACATGCCCTGCGGGGCCGCGGCCGGGCTGCGCCTCGCCCAAGGGGTGACGCAGCAGCAGCCAGCCCGATTCGCCATCGCGCGGCGCGGCAGGACCGACCAGTTCCATGTCGCCGACCAGGGTTCGAGGCAGGCCGGTCGTGTGGAACGCCGCGTCGCTCCAGTAGGGCGGGCCGGATGCCGCCTGGCCCGGAATGACTTTTTGCAGCGCCTCGTCGGCAGAGAAAAACAGGATACCGAACAAATCCGGCAGGTCCGATTCGACTTGGAGCAGCGCGCTGACCTGTTGCGATGCCAGTCCCTGGCGCGTGTCGACGAGCTGGTTAATGCCGGGGAAATTGGCCAGCGTTTCGGCTTGATAGCGCCGCGCCTCGATGAAGGACGACAGGCGGCTGGCGGTTGCGGTGAGCTGCGCCGACAGCTTTTCCTCCAGTACGGTCTGGAACGCCGATTCGGAAAACCGGTCGTACAGCAGGCCGACCCAGACCACCGGTATGGCGGATGCCAGCAGGGACAGGATGAGATAGCGGCGGATGATGCTTTTCTTGATAGCCATCGGATAGGGGCTGGCTGGGGGAGCGGACGATACGAATATTTGCACACAGGCAAAGAACGTGCCGCCAGCGGCTGGCACCGCTGCCGTGACGGCGCCTCGTTACCGATATGCTTCGGCGGCCGGCGCGACCACAGGGATCCATCCCCGGCGCGGGCCTGCAAGCCGCGCATCACTTAAAAATTTCCAAAACTCAAGTTTGAGCGGTTTCCGCTCGCTCCGTCAATCATTTCGAGCGAAAACCGCTCGGGCGAGCGGCTCTTCCGCGCTCGCGGCCATCGCTGGCGATGCGGCCGCCGTCGGCATCGCCAGCGATGGCGTGCCTTCTCAGCCAATTCTTTCGTTTCGGCAAAAGCTGGCACACTGCTTGCGATGTGTTGCTCAAGCGAATTATCGAGTGTCTTGAGCCACCGCGACGGTGCCCATAGCGCCTTTCTGATTTTTCGCCGAGGAGGAGACCCCATGTTCAGATCAACCCACGCCCTGCGCTGTTGCGATTGGCTGTCCCGCGAGTTCGCGGGGCTGGCCTGCGCTGTCGCGAGCCTGCTGTTTGCCGCCTGCGGCGAGGCGCAGGCGCGGATTGAACTCGGCGCGCCGGCGGATCAGGCCGATGCCGTCGTGGGGTGCATGTTTCCCCTGACCGGGTGGGGCGCGCTTTACGGCCGCGATAGTATCGGCGGCATCAAGGTGGCCCTGGCCGACCTGCAGGCGGACTTGGGGGCGAAAGACGCGCCGAAATTGCGCATCCTGGTCGAGGACGACCGCTCCAAGGCTTCGTTTGCGCAGCGCATC is a window from the Noviherbaspirillum sp. UKPF54 genome containing:
- a CDS encoding sensor histidine kinase; the encoded protein is MAIKKSIIRRYLILSLLASAIPVVWVGLLYDRFSESAFQTVLEEKLSAQLTATASRLSSFIEARRYQAETLANFPGINQLVDTRQGLASQQVSALLQVESDLPDLFGILFFSADEALQKVIPGQAASGPPYWSDAAFHTTGLPRTLVGDMELVGPAAPRDGESGWLLLRHPLGEAQPGRGPAGHVALHVRLASLTELMGGATAEGTLEPLLKTPTGYFNSVGHAARPAGKLVLGPEIFPGWQVALQVDTSRLEAPFNRMRRALFIAVMVGAILIVLLFYRMSVNLRQRVRQLLDGAQAISTGRLEYRIADPGQDEIATVSRAFDAMATSLEAQLAQMVRMEKLAVLGEFATTIAHEVRNPLAAVKTSVQALARREKDARRLQLLDDMENEIDRLARVVSQLLEFGRPRPPAPDAVPVREVFRRVIQLLAPEATARGVALSAQGDSDLVLHADPDHVVQILLNLALNSIQACDEGGAVVLRALRLTSMAELDVSDTGHGIPAATLPRVTDPFYSTKAKGMGLGLSISRQLTEMNGGRLEIRSTPGSGTSVRIYFPIYENNDG